A single window of Nicotiana tomentosiformis chromosome 1, ASM39032v3, whole genome shotgun sequence DNA harbors:
- the LOC104101715 gene encoding uncharacterized protein translates to MAFHMNKKFLVISLSFFLISSEANPISHVSYISSTPDVSPVASPTETADVDASNSNGASVKNLVGSLMVSSISKTEDFVNKVVEKRLAKIVDAYKKDCLETCREVYEDAVDAMKETLEDVNEGNYYKANVDVSTMSSNMETCKECVNAIYGQDPEFTKFDNWAHAIIEDALTRITSVSS, encoded by the coding sequence aTGGCTTTCCACATGAATAAAAAATTTCTTGTcatttccctttctttcttccTAATTTCATCTGAAGCAAATCCCATCTCTCATGTTTCCTACATCTCTTCAACCCCAGACGTgtcaccagttgcttcaccaacTGAAACTGCGGATGTTGATGCCAGTAATTCTAACGGAGCGTCTGTGAAGAATCTTGTTGGTAGCCTGATGGTTTCCTCGATTTCTAAGACAGAGGATTTTGTTAACAAAGTAGTGGAAAAGCGATTGGCTAAGATTGTGGATGCTTACAAAAAAGATTGTCTTGAGACATGCAGGGAGGTGTACGAAGATGCTGTTGATGCCATGAAAGAGACTTTGGAAGACGTAAATGAAGGAAACTATTACAAAGCCAATGTTGATGTGAGTACAATGTCCTCAAACATGGAGACATGCAAGGAATGTGTCAATGCTATTTATGGTCAGGATCCTGAGTTCACCAAGTTCGATAATTGGGCACATGCCATTATTGAAGATGCCTTAACTAGAATCACTAGCGTCAGCAGTTAA